Genomic DNA from Pongo pygmaeus isolate AG05252 chromosome 16, NHGRI_mPonPyg2-v2.0_pri, whole genome shotgun sequence:
caggggtgagccaccacgcccagccttcaaAACATTATCATCACccaaaacagaaactctgtaccattAAACAGTAATTCCACACCCCCCTCCAGTATTACCACATTTTTATGATGAggaaaatggaggcacagagagactCCGTAAAACAATCAATGTTACACAGCTAGCTAAGCATAGGGGTCGGGATTCAGACTAAGCTATTTGGCTCCAGAGCTTGCTTTCTGAATCACtgtcttacatttttttcttttattttttcttttttcagacagagtctcactctgtcccctaggctggagtgcagtggtgcgatcttggctcactgcaacttccgcctcctgggttcaagaaattcttgtgcctcagcctcctgagtaactgggattacaggtggctactaccatgcccgcctaatttttgtatttttagtacaaatggggtttcgccacatgggccaggctgatctccaactcctgaactcaggtgatctgcccacctcagcttcccgaggtgctgggattacaggcgtgagccgccatgcctagcagatttttttccttaaatctaaagcttttattcttgtttatttatttacttatttagagatggagtctcactctgtcgcccaggctggagtgcagtggcatgatctcggctcactgcaacctctgcctcccaggttcaagctattcttctgcctcagcctcagctttgTAAACCtagcccaagtagctgggtttacaaacatgtgccatcacgcctgactaatttttatatttttgctagagatggggtttcaccatgttggacaggctggtcttgaactcctggcctcaagtgatctgcccacctcagcctcccagagtgctgggattgcaggcatgagccaccacacctggcctgaattttGAGGTTTTTATCTGCTTGGGCCTTGGGTGCAGGCTCCAGTTACTCCAAAGGGGCTGATCTATCTGCCATGCCTTGTGGGGTCTGGTGGGACCTGAAGGGCCACAGGGGTCCTGCCTTGTAGAGCCACTTTGTTTTTCCTCCATGAGATCCACAATCTTGGGAGCCCTGAGGATGTTCCTCCAAATGGGCAGACTATGCCCAGCCACCAGAGCTGGAGAGCAGGattctctctccttccacttCTAAAGGGACAGCACTGAAACAAACATGGCCTCTGGAGTCACCTGAGACTGGACTTGAAACCTAGCCTTGGACAAGTTGCTATTCCAATTGTTTCCCAAACTGAAGTTACAGATACCACCACCTACCTTGCGGAGTTGTTGGTAAGAGTAAACGGCAGCCTAGAACTAGCAGGGCCTAGATGAGAGTTAGTTCCCTTCCTAACTTGAGTATCACCTTTTCCTTAAAGCCTTCCCAGTTCAATGCTTGCTCCCTCCTCACACCTTTATCCAGCATCCTGTGGAGACCGATCACATTGCCTAGTGCTGCTGCTTTTCCCTGCTGGTTTGTAAATTCAAGTTCAGAGACTCTTTCTAAACTCTGACACACATCAAGGGCTGGGTGTGCTGACACTGACACAGTCCCAGTCCATTGCTTACTGGCTACGTAATCTTTGGTAATTTGACCCATctctgcctcagttccctcatctgaaaAGTAGAGAATCGGATTCTCCACTTTATAGGATTGCTGAGAGGTTGAAATGGGCTAATATAGGTGGTGCACTTAAAAATGGAGCTGACATATAGTAGAAGTACTTGGTATTATATGATCCCATGATATAATAAGTCCCCTTCTCTACATCATTTCTTCACCTAATGCTGCCTCACACCTGGGGAAGCAAACAAGGCACCACTAAAAACCAATCCACTGATCTCGGCATCCTATTTATTCTCCTTTTAGAaggcttggccaggcacggtggctcacacctgtaatcccagcactttgggaggctgaggcaggattgcttgaacttaggagttcgagatcagcctgggtaacatgccaaaaccctgtgtctacaaaaattaaaaactagccaggtgtggtggtacatgcctataatcccagctactggggaggctgaggtgggaggactgcttgagcccaggagatcgaggctgcagtgagctgtgacagctccactgcactccagcttgggccttgtgtgaaaaaaaaacaaaaagaaaaaagaataaagaaatcttGAGTAAAACTTGGTAGTCTCCCTTCTAATTCTCTATCACTGCTATCATGTAAATTTCCAAGAACCTCCTGGGCCACTTCTAACCGCTAGATGGCTAAGCTACAGAGTGATTATTTCCTTACGCAAGCAAACATCCCAGTCCTCTAATACGGTATTTCCTGGGGCTGGAATATCAACCGGAAGTTATGTGAGGAAGAGCTCTGCCAAAACACTCATTCCAAGGAAGGGACTGGTAAAGTGACAAATTTGCCCAATCCTGTGGCCCTGTTGCAGATCTCATCCACAGGCCGGTCACTCGCTGCTGACTCTATTCTTCTCTGGGCTCTTGGGACGTATAAACATGACTCTATGTAAGAAAaccagaggctgggcgcagtttgctcatgcctgtaatcccagcactttgggaggccgaggcgggcggatcacgagttcaggagttccagaccagcctggccaacatggtgaaaccatgactctactaaaaacaaaaattagccgggcgcggtggcgggcgcctatactcctagctactcgggaggcttaggcaggaaaattgtttgaacccgggaggcggaggttgcagtgagccgagatcgcgccactgcactccagcctgggtggcagagcaagactccgtctctagagaaaaaaagaaaaccagacagATTAAAAAGTTGCACTTACAAAGCAGTTGGGGCATTTATTGACATTTAAACAAGGGAGGAGATCCTGAACACTAGTCTCGCTCAGTTTATAAAAACTTGAGGCCCAACTCTCCATCATCTGTACACAGCTTAACCACGGCCAGGAGCAAGAATTCGAGTTAAACGAATTGAACCAGTCCAACTACAAGACGGTAAAGGGAAACAGGGCGTGGGGATTTCcagtttttccttttacattACAAAGTTTCCAACACAAGAAGCCAACAATACCCCAGTGCAGCACCAAGTTACTTCCCACTGTTTCCCAAGGCACAGTCAATTAATAATCAATAGTCCAAGTTATAAGAACATTTCCTGGAAAACAAGGACGCACCTCCAGTGGCTCTATGCATGGCCTGCCACTGAACCTACGACCGACCGTCTGATACGCTTGAGGAGAGCACCCTCATAGAATCTCCAGCaccaggcctcagttttcccatctgtaaaagaCAGCCATGCAAAGTGGGAGATCCGCTAGGCTTCCAGATCGAAGTCATCGCGCTCCTCATTGTACTCCAGCACGTGCCGCTTGATCTTGGACGAGTCCACCCAAGTGACAAAGTCCTCCATGCTGCGCGTGACAAGGAAGGCGGGGTCGGTAACCACGTCAGGGCCCACGCGTACGTGCCCTTGCTCCACAAAGGCCACGGCAGCCTGAAGGTGCTGCGCCATGCGCAGCTTGAGGAGCACGGTGGGAAGGCGGCGGCGGCAGAAGGACGAGGCCGTGACGAAGTCGCAGAGCTCCAGCGAACCGCGCGTGGGCACCAAGCCGAGAGCATACAGCTTGTCCAGCAGCGCGGCCGAAGCGCGCACGCGGAACTGGTCGCGTTCGGGCAGGTCGCGCAGGCGCCGCGCCAGCTCACGCACGGCACGGCTCAGCTGGTTGTAGCGCGTGTAGTCCTCCCGCCGCTGCAGCCGGTAACGCCGCAGAACGCGCAGCTCGTGCAGGTTGTTGTCGGTGACCTCCCAGTTCAGAAAGTCCACCTGCTTCAGCAGCTTCTGCTCGTGGAATTTAAGCTTCCGCACCATGATGGCGGCAGCCGCAGCGGCAGGACACGAAGCTGAGAGCGCGTTCTGGCGCCCGCGCGATTTCCGCCGCGGCGCACTAAGACCTGGACGGCCTGGGACCCTGGGCCAATGAAAGAAAGGCTTAAAGTCACGCCCTCACTTCCCATTGGCCAGGGTGGGACCACGCCTCTGCACTGGGATCTCGCGTTTCTTCTTTTCTTCGCGTTTGCGAGGGAGGGGGTAGAAGCATCGGAGTGGGGGTGGTTGGGAGCGAGTGCCTAGGCGGCTCCGCGCGCTTCTTAGTAGCCAAGACTGTATCCCTTTCTGCGGCAATCATTTCCTCCTAGACTTCTGTCCTTTGGGGACTTTCAGAGTCTCCCCCGCAAGAGCTGAAGAGGCCATTTCTGGGGAAGATGGGTGACTGCGGCTTGTTGATTGGGTTTACTGTGCTAACTTCCACTGGGCTCCTGCCATGCCGTGGGGGAGCTTGCCGGAGCCGGCTGTCCTGGGGCTGACCTGGTAGTCCCCGCCGCCCGCCAACGTCAGGTCCTTCACCTGGCAGGCAGAGCGATCTCTCACTGTCAAGTTGAGATGGGTGGCACCGAATCCATGAAATACTGATTGCTTGGCTGCTTCCTAGGCCCACAGAAAAGGGATCTATAAGGGAGCCGCCTGGAAATccatattattaactaaagtgtCAGATGATTCATAAAACCCAGCAAGTTTGAGAAACTTGGACTGTAAGTACAAGTCCAAACCCTTTAGTCTGTGCTCAAATGAATTATCCCGACATGAATTTCTGGCCACCAAGCACTGAGTTAACAAATTTAATGCTGTTTCCGCTAGTTGCATCTGTAAGTTACATCTGAGTGTAGCGCTGCAGACCTAACCCCTTTTTGTCCAGGCATTTGACGCCACCTAGCTTCTCActgatcatttttgttttgtatgcTTTTCATTGTCTTTTACAATACAATATTTgggggtcgggcgcggtggcacatgcctgtaattccagcattttgggaggctgaggtgggaggatcatttgaggccaggagttcaagaccaacctaggcaaaaaaaaaaaaaaaaaaaagaataaagcaaaaagaagCGAGATCCCGCCTCTgtaaaaaatcttaaagaattagccaggcacggtggtgcgcgcctgtagtcttGACTACCTTGGAGGGTGAGggggaaggatcatttgagcccaggacttgtaggctgcagtgagctacaatggtgccacaagaattagccaggcatggtggtgcatgcctgtagtcctgactGCCTGGAAGGCTTAGggggaaggatcatttgagcccaggacttgtaggctgcagtgagctacaatggtgccactgcaccccagcttgcacaacagagccagaccctgtctcaaaaaatatatatatatataatattcgaTATCtggaaaataatatacataatatgtaaattataaagtataataaatactcATGAACTTAGCCAGTTTAAGAAAACATCaccaggctaggcatggtggctcatgcctgtaatcccaacactgggaggccaaggtgggaggatcactggaggccaggagttcaagaccagcctgggcaacatagtaagactcagTCCctatggacaaaaaaaaaattagccaggcatcgtggcagcacctatagtcccagctactggtggaGGTTTCAGGGTAAGAggggggaggatcccttgaagccggaagttcaaggatgcagtgagccatgatcacaccactgcactccagcttgggcaacagaacaagatcctgtctctaaaacaaacagaaagctaATACAGATCGTTTGCTTTTTTTaatctaattgtttttttttttttttggagatggagtcttgctctgtcgcccaggctggagtgcagtggtgtgatcttggcttactgcaacctctgcctcctgggttcaagctattctcctgcctcagcctcctgagtagctgggactacaggcacctgccaccacacctggctatttttttgtatttttagtagagacggggtttcaccatgttagccaggatggtctccatctcctgaccttgtgatccacccaccttggcctcccaaagtgctgggattacaggcatgagacactgcacccggccccagagTAGGTCTTATTGAGAAGATGATATTTTATAGGGGTTAAGCCATGTGTGGATATCTAGCGGGAGAACATTTCAGGAAGAGGAAACAGTGGAAATGCCTTAAGGCAGGAATGTGCCTGGCATGTCAGAAGAGTAAGAAAGCTATcttggctggagcagagtgggcaaagaggagaggaagagattaAAGAGCTTGTAGTCCCTTGAAAAGACTTTGGCTTTTATGTTGAGAGGCAGATACTTCGGGGTTTTGAGCAAAGGATTGACacttatgttttttgtttgtttttgtttttgagatagggtctcacactgttgcccaggctggagtgcagtggtacgaccagggctcactgcagcctcaaccttccagcctcaagcaatcctcttgaatagctgggactacaggcacatgccaccatgcccagctaatttttattttttattttattattattatttgagacagagtcttgcccaggctggagtgcaatggcgcgatgtcagctcactgcaacctccgcctcccaggttcaagcgattatccctgcctcagcctctcaagtagctgggattacaggcgcctgccaccacgcctggctaatttttgtattgttagtagagacggggttttgccatgttggctaggctggtctcgaacttctgacctcaggtgatccacccaaaaATGCcgggccttccagagtgctgggattatagatgtgagccactgcacccggctgctaatttttaaattttttatagagatggggtctcactatgttgtcatggctggtcttgaactcctgggctcaagcgatcctgctacctcaggctcccaaagtgctgggattacaagcataagccaccatgcccggctcagaAATTCAATTTTGGACATTTTGGGTTGGAGGCATCCATTAGACTTCTGAGGGGAGATGTCAAGGAGAAATAGATACATGAGTtaggagtttttttaaaaagggctggagatttaaaaaattgggcATTACTAGAATGAGTGATATTTGAAGTCATTAGGCTGGATGAGATCATCAAAGGAGTGCCTATGGATACAAAAGACAAGAGGACAACTCTACTGTGGTTACTCTAATGTTAAGAATTATTGGAGGCTTGCTGGGcgctgtgactcacgcctgtaatcccagcactttgggaggctgaggcaggcggatcacgaggtcaggagatcgagaccagcctggttaacacggtgaaatcccatctctactaaaaatacaaaaaattagccaggcgtggtggtgggcacctgtaatcccagctacttgggaggctgaggcaggagaattgcttgaacctgggaggcggaggttgcagtgagccgagatggcaccactgtactccagcctgggcgacagagcaagactctgtctcaaaaaagaaaaaaaaaaaaagaattattggaAAGAAGAGGATGAACCAGTGAGGTAGAAGGAATACCAGGAGAGTATGTTCTTTCCAATGCAAATGAAGAAAGTGTATCCAGGAGGAAGAAGTGATCAACCAGGTCAAATGCTACCAAAAGGCTAAATAAGAGAAGGACTGAAAATAACCATTAGGGTCCAGCAACACCAAGGCTATTGATGACCTTGACAAGAATAGTTCAGTGGAGTGTGGGAGTAAAAGATTGGCTAGAGGGATTTAAAGAgagaacaggagaaaaaaaattggaagcacTTAGTATAGATAGCTATTTCAAGGAATTTTGCTGCAAAGGTGAGCAGAGGAATGGGGCAATAGCTGGTGGGGAAAGTGGagtcaaaaaaaattttgagatggagtcttgctccgtcactaggctggagtgcagtggcaggcgcaatctcggctcactgcaacctttgcttcccgggttcaagcgattctcctgcctcagcctcctgagtagctgagactacaggcacacgccaccatgcctagctaatttttgtatttttaatagagacggggtttcaccatgttgcccaggatggtctcgacctcttgacctcgtgatccgcccacctcagcctcccaaagtg
This window encodes:
- the IMP3 gene encoding U3 small nucleolar ribonucleoprotein protein IMP3, with the protein product MVRKLKFHEQKLLKQVDFLNWEVTDNNLHELRVLRRYRLQRREDYTRYNQLSRAVRELARRLRDLPERDQFRVRASAALLDKLYALGLVPTRGSLELCDFVTASSFCRRRLPTVLLKLRMAQHLQAAVAFVEQGHVRVGPDVVTDPAFLVTRSMEDFVTWVDSSKIKRHVLEYNEERDDFDLEA